In Afipia sp. GAS231, a single window of DNA contains:
- a CDS encoding TonB-dependent receptor — MFRYHALGGVSLLAIGGALSAAPSPTYAQTALPPVTVDAPRPVAAKPAARRPGPRAAARTQAKPPAPNATTAVSQAARVTPTTARETLNQAPAGQTATTVDRSQFDNRPSFSVSDVLRDSPGISVKQGNGPRDIGISIRGSNARNGFGIRNLVIFEDGFPVTQPDGLSRSDLIDPRAYAGIDVIRGPSSALYGNYATGGALNFRTRPGGTIDGVEYGVDGGSFGYVNNYLAAGKKVGNFEGSLFASDARGNGYIGNSWFNTQTVNFLGTLQATPDDRFTVKLINNDLSTRLPIRSSLNQFYQNPFQQGCANGATAAPGCGTVTLFNNGFNGVAGTDKETAVQAGLGRNDRRTIVGGRWEHDFDNTTTWRNQFVFDDRNINQPTGSTSAIGDFPSYNYMSDVTKRGELFGMDSTTYFGGFYNTLVASSDTRNVMPGGNATLGRLSSNLFSDTSNYGVRAREELKLAPSLTAIAGIGWETTNLKGINTGYTYTGPTGVTTTALTTADRQFQNTAPELALLYKPDSEWLFRARAATGYGTPQVSNLFVLPSGLSGNNTGLQTQKNLGYDLGVDWTPNNTLKLSATGFYEFFRNELVSQATPLAGISYTFNAPRSEHRGVELAADWKFYSGWRFTAAYTYLDEIYTEYTENITNGAVFSFNRAGNKIPGISPNELTARLGYDELSGRLAGLGAFVEVQWKDSFYMDNANLLKAPGYELVNLNVHYKTDLLSDYFRSLSLYLEVRNVFDRTYVASANNIANSVAAGGVQNPASVLANTTGSIYAGSPRAFVAGMKVAFR; from the coding sequence ATGTTTCGTTATCATGCCCTGGGTGGTGTGAGCCTGCTTGCAATTGGCGGCGCGCTTTCCGCCGCGCCTTCGCCAACCTATGCGCAGACCGCCTTACCGCCGGTTACCGTCGATGCGCCACGGCCGGTTGCGGCTAAACCCGCTGCGCGAAGGCCGGGGCCACGCGCCGCTGCCCGGACGCAGGCGAAGCCGCCTGCGCCTAACGCGACAACGGCGGTATCGCAGGCCGCACGCGTCACCCCGACTACGGCGCGCGAGACACTGAACCAGGCACCGGCCGGACAGACCGCGACCACGGTAGATCGGAGCCAGTTCGACAACAGGCCGTCGTTTTCGGTCAGCGACGTGCTGCGCGACAGCCCGGGCATCTCGGTGAAGCAGGGGAACGGGCCGCGCGATATCGGCATTTCGATCCGCGGCTCCAACGCCCGCAACGGCTTCGGGATCCGCAATCTCGTGATTTTCGAGGATGGCTTCCCGGTGACGCAGCCGGATGGGCTTTCTCGCAGCGACCTGATCGATCCGCGCGCCTATGCCGGGATCGATGTGATCCGAGGACCGTCATCGGCGCTCTATGGCAATTACGCCACCGGCGGCGCACTCAACTTCCGCACCCGTCCGGGCGGCACTATCGATGGTGTGGAATACGGCGTCGACGGCGGCAGCTTCGGCTACGTCAATAACTACCTGGCGGCCGGCAAGAAGGTCGGGAACTTCGAAGGCTCGCTGTTTGCAAGCGACGCGCGGGGTAACGGCTATATCGGCAATAGCTGGTTCAACACCCAGACCGTGAACTTTCTCGGCACGCTGCAAGCCACGCCGGACGATCGGTTCACCGTCAAGCTGATCAACAATGATTTGAGCACGCGGCTGCCGATCCGCTCCTCGCTCAATCAGTTTTACCAAAATCCGTTCCAGCAGGGTTGCGCGAATGGTGCGACGGCAGCGCCCGGCTGCGGCACGGTGACGCTCTTCAACAACGGCTTTAACGGTGTCGCCGGTACCGATAAGGAAACGGCAGTGCAGGCGGGGCTCGGCCGCAACGATCGCCGCACGATCGTTGGCGGACGGTGGGAGCATGATTTCGACAACACGACGACATGGCGCAACCAGTTCGTGTTCGATGACAGGAACATCAATCAGCCGACCGGTTCCACCAGCGCGATCGGCGATTTTCCGTCGTACAACTACATGAGCGACGTCACCAAGCGCGGTGAACTGTTCGGCATGGACAGCACCACTTACTTCGGCGGTTTCTACAACACGCTGGTCGCATCGAGCGACACCCGCAACGTGATGCCGGGCGGTAACGCCACGTTGGGCAGACTTTCGAGCAACCTCTTCAGCGACACCTCGAACTACGGCGTGCGGGCACGCGAGGAACTCAAGCTGGCGCCATCGCTGACGGCGATCGCCGGCATTGGTTGGGAAACCACCAATCTGAAGGGGATCAACACCGGATACACCTACACGGGACCAACCGGCGTGACGACGACGGCGCTGACTACGGCCGACCGGCAATTTCAGAATACAGCGCCCGAATTGGCGCTGCTCTACAAGCCAGACAGCGAGTGGCTGTTCCGAGCGCGCGCCGCCACCGGGTATGGCACGCCCCAGGTTTCGAACCTGTTCGTTTTGCCGAGCGGACTGTCCGGCAACAACACGGGACTGCAGACACAAAAGAATTTGGGCTACGACCTCGGCGTCGACTGGACACCGAACAACACGCTCAAACTGAGCGCGACAGGCTTTTACGAGTTCTTTCGTAATGAACTCGTGAGCCAGGCTACGCCGCTGGCCGGCATCAGCTACACTTTCAATGCGCCAAGGTCGGAACATCGCGGGGTGGAACTGGCCGCCGACTGGAAGTTTTATTCAGGCTGGCGGTTTACGGCGGCCTATACCTATCTCGACGAAATCTACACCGAATACACCGAGAACATCACCAACGGTGCGGTGTTCAGCTTCAATCGCGCCGGCAACAAGATTCCCGGAATCTCGCCCAACGAACTGACGGCGCGTCTGGGCTACGACGAATTGTCAGGCCGGCTGGCAGGCCTTGGAGCCTTCGTCGAGGTGCAGTGGAAGGACTCGTTCTACATGGACAACGCCAACCTGTTGAAGGCACCGGGTTACGAACTGGTCAATCTCAACGTCCACTACAAGACGGATCTGCTGTCCGACTATTTCAGGTCCTTGAGCCTGTACCTTGAGGTGAGGAACGTGTTCGATCGGACCTATGTGGCTTCCGCCAACAACATCGCCAACTCGGTTGCGGCTGGCGGCGTTCAAAATCCCGCGAGCGTACTGGCGAATACCACCGGTTCGATCTATGCCGGATCGCCGCGCGCGTTCGTTGCCGGCATGAAGGTGGCGTTCCGATGA
- a CDS encoding DUF2946 family protein: MRARLNKFLPIVLLALVVQIFAPIGACWAASIAASDPLAAAVICHGNGAAPNGQSDPTGHRAHDGCCSVCSVLQTGVPVDVPQIAAATSFDPPAVRVVWTEFTPARFASRAGSHAQARAPPTVS, translated from the coding sequence ATGCGCGCACGGCTGAATAAGTTTCTGCCAATCGTTCTGTTGGCGCTGGTGGTGCAGATTTTCGCACCGATCGGCGCTTGCTGGGCTGCCAGCATCGCCGCGTCCGATCCGCTTGCCGCCGCGGTGATCTGTCACGGCAATGGCGCTGCCCCGAACGGCCAATCCGACCCAACCGGCCATCGCGCCCACGACGGATGCTGCTCGGTTTGCAGCGTGCTGCAGACCGGGGTGCCGGTCGATGTGCCGCAAATCGCGGCAGCGACCTCCTTTGATCCCCCCGCCGTGCGCGTGGTCTGGACCGAGTTCACACCTGCGCGATTCGCTTCCCGGGCCGGCTCGCATGCGCAGGCGCGCGCGCCCCCGACCGTTTCCTGA
- a CDS encoding globin, with product MTPSNPIERSFEIAAERCEDITPLVYRRLHLEHPETLTMFRTEGSEPVKGSMLALTIDAILDFAGPRTGHFRMIECEISSHDAYGTPRDLFIAFFGIIACTLREILGDDWSPEIDAAWRNLIGEIEALVAQAAPA from the coding sequence ATGACGCCATCCAATCCGATCGAGCGAAGTTTCGAAATCGCCGCCGAGCGCTGCGAGGACATCACGCCGCTGGTCTATCGCCGCCTGCACCTGGAGCACCCGGAAACGCTGACCATGTTCCGGACCGAAGGCAGCGAACCCGTCAAGGGTTCGATGCTGGCGCTGACGATCGACGCGATCCTGGATTTCGCAGGGCCCCGCACCGGGCATTTCCGCATGATCGAATGCGAGATTTCCTCGCACGACGCCTATGGCACGCCGCGCGATCTGTTCATCGCCTTCTTCGGCATCATCGCCTGCACGCTGCGCGAGATCCTCGGTGACGATTGGTCGCCCGAGATCGATGCGGCGTGGCGTAACCTGATCGGCGAGATCGAAGCGCTGGTCGCCCAAGCCGCACCGGCGTAA
- a CDS encoding DUF1800 domain-containing protein: MRRTQRSLRIAVGGCSVALALSAASAAAGDLKATDFALMDRLTWGVTTSGAEHLRAVGADRWLDEQLHPKDQPALPSSVRSQIEAMPDVHRLPFDVANAFDQQSRTANQLPDPEQKKAAQQAFQQAMNDRGKQAAARSILRALYAPDQLRERMVWFWFNHFNVHLYKANIRVMIGDYEDHAIRPFAMGRFRDLLSATLRHPAMLRYLDNADNAAGHLNENYAREIMELHTMGVGSGYTQTDVEELARILTGVGIDLKNEDPKLKPELQPQLFREGAFEFNPARHDYGDKMFLGHPIKGRGLAEVDEALDILCRQPATANRIAQKLATYFVSDTPPAALVQRMAQTFQKTDGDISAVLSTMVHAPEFTASLKSGAKFKDSVQYVLSAVRMAYDDKVILNTGPIQNWLNRLAEGLFNRPTPDGYPLTSATWNGPGQMMVRFEIARQIGSGSSGLFKPDVPNATDQPAFPLIQNALFFGSLRQTLSATTQAALDQAVSPQDWNTLFLSSPEFMH, encoded by the coding sequence ATGCGCCGAACACAACGATCATTGCGGATTGCCGTTGGTGGATGCAGCGTGGCGCTGGCGCTGTCGGCGGCATCCGCTGCCGCCGGCGACCTGAAGGCCACCGATTTTGCCCTGATGGATCGGCTGACATGGGGCGTCACCACGTCGGGCGCGGAACATCTGAGGGCGGTTGGAGCCGACCGCTGGCTCGACGAGCAACTGCACCCGAAGGATCAGCCTGCGTTGCCGTCATCGGTGCGGTCGCAGATCGAGGCGATGCCCGACGTCCACCGGTTGCCGTTCGATGTCGCCAATGCCTTCGACCAGCAAAGCCGCACAGCCAACCAGCTCCCCGATCCCGAACAGAAGAAAGCGGCGCAGCAGGCCTTTCAGCAGGCCATGAACGATCGCGGCAAGCAGGCGGCGGCGCGCAGCATTCTGCGGGCGCTGTACGCACCGGACCAGTTGCGCGAACGGATGGTCTGGTTCTGGTTCAACCACTTCAATGTGCATCTCTACAAGGCCAACATCCGCGTCATGATCGGCGACTACGAGGATCACGCGATCCGGCCGTTTGCGATGGGACGCTTCCGCGACCTCTTGTCGGCGACGCTGCGTCATCCGGCGATGCTGCGCTATCTCGACAATGCCGATAATGCGGCCGGCCATCTCAACGAGAACTACGCGCGCGAGATCATGGAGCTGCACACCATGGGCGTCGGCTCCGGCTATACGCAGACCGACGTCGAGGAACTGGCGCGGATTCTGACCGGCGTCGGCATCGACCTCAAGAACGAGGATCCGAAGCTCAAGCCGGAGTTGCAGCCGCAGTTGTTCCGCGAAGGCGCGTTCGAGTTCAACCCGGCGCGGCATGACTACGGCGACAAGATGTTTCTGGGTCACCCGATCAAGGGCCGCGGTCTCGCCGAGGTCGACGAGGCGCTCGACATCCTGTGCCGGCAGCCGGCCACCGCCAACCGGATCGCGCAGAAGCTCGCGACCTATTTCGTCAGCGATACGCCACCCGCGGCGCTGGTACAGCGCATGGCGCAGACCTTTCAGAAGACCGATGGCGACATCTCAGCCGTGCTGTCGACGATGGTGCACGCGCCCGAATTCACCGCCTCGCTGAAGTCAGGCGCCAAGTTCAAGGACAGCGTCCAGTACGTATTGTCGGCCGTGCGCATGGCCTATGACGACAAGGTCATCCTCAATACCGGCCCGATCCAGAACTGGCTCAATCGATTGGCCGAAGGCCTGTTCAACCGTCCGACCCCGGACGGCTACCCGCTGACCTCGGCGACCTGGAACGGCCCGGGCCAGATGATGGTGCGGTTCGAGATCGCCCGCCAGATCGGCTCGGGATCATCAGGCCTGTTCAAGCCGGATGTTCCGAATGCTACGGACCAACCGGCGTTTCCGCTGATTCAGAACGCGCTGTTTTTCGGCAGCCTGCGGCAGACGTTGAGCGCCACGACGCAGGCAGCACTTGATCAGGCGGTATCGCCACAGGACTGGAACACGCTGTTTCTGTCATCGCCGGAATTCATGCACTGA
- a CDS encoding DUF1501 domain-containing protein codes for MNRRELIKAFAATASLTVAGRVWAAPSTDARLLVVFLRGAYDAANVVVPTGSDFYYASRPTLAIARPDVGNPNAALALNSDWGLHPALRDSLYPLWAKREIAFIPFAGPADDTSRSHFETQDTIELGQAVSGSRDYRSGFMSRLAAELTRVKPIAFTDQLPLTFRGKAQIPNVGINAVGKPAIDDRQAKLIKQMYAHSDLASAVEEGFKVRDDVYRSISEEMTAANRGAVSPRGFELSARRIGRLMREQYNLGFVDVGGWDTHVNQGAAQGYLADRLGELGRALAGFAEEVGPAWRDTVVVTISEFGRTFRENGDRGTDHGHGSAYWVLGGGINGGRILGEQVKVEQAKLFQNRDYPVLTDYRSLFAGLLQRMYGLQTASLERIFAATRPADLGIV; via the coding sequence ATGAACCGTCGCGAACTGATCAAGGCCTTCGCCGCCACCGCCTCGCTGACCGTCGCCGGAAGAGTCTGGGCGGCGCCCTCCACCGACGCGCGGCTCTTGGTGGTGTTTTTGCGCGGCGCCTATGACGCCGCCAATGTCGTGGTGCCGACGGGCAGCGATTTCTATTACGCCTCGCGGCCGACGCTTGCGATCGCCCGGCCGGATGTCGGAAATCCCAACGCGGCGCTGGCGCTGAATTCCGACTGGGGCCTGCACCCGGCGCTGCGCGACAGCCTTTATCCGCTCTGGGCCAAACGCGAGATCGCGTTCATTCCCTTCGCGGGACCGGCCGACGACACCAGCCGCAGCCATTTCGAAACCCAGGACACGATCGAACTCGGCCAGGCCGTCAGCGGCTCGCGCGACTACCGCTCCGGCTTCATGAGCCGGCTGGCGGCGGAGCTCACCCGGGTCAAACCGATTGCCTTTACCGACCAGTTGCCGCTGACGTTCCGCGGCAAGGCGCAGATCCCCAATGTCGGCATCAACGCGGTCGGCAAGCCCGCGATCGACGACCGCCAGGCCAAGCTCATCAAGCAGATGTATGCGCACAGCGACCTCGCCTCCGCCGTCGAGGAAGGCTTCAAGGTGCGCGACGACGTCTACCGCTCGATCTCGGAGGAAATGACCGCCGCCAACCGCGGCGCGGTGTCGCCGCGCGGTTTTGAGCTGTCCGCCCGCCGCATCGGCCGGCTGATGCGCGAGCAGTATAATCTCGGCTTCGTCGACGTCGGCGGCTGGGACACCCACGTCAACCAGGGCGCGGCGCAAGGCTACCTCGCCGACCGGCTCGGCGAACTGGGTCGGGCGCTAGCGGGATTTGCCGAGGAAGTCGGCCCGGCCTGGCGCGACACCGTCGTGGTCACGATCTCCGAGTTCGGGCGGACGTTCCGGGAAAACGGCGACCGCGGCACCGACCACGGCCATGGCAGCGCCTACTGGGTGCTCGGCGGCGGCATCAACGGCGGGCGGATTCTGGGCGAACAGGTCAAGGTCGAACAGGCAAAGCTGTTCCAGAACCGCGATTACCCGGTGCTGACCGACTACCGCAGCCTGTTCGCCGGCCTGCTGCAGCGCATGTATGGCCTGCAGACAGCGAGCCTGGAGCGGATATTCGCCGCCACCCGGCCGGCCGATCTCGGAATCGTCTAG
- a CDS encoding PilZ domain-containing protein — MTTDDLETIALRPAVVDGVRLDDNFEVVWRGLPVGRILKQPDSAHWWWGCNVYGQPATPGDRGPAINFKDCQVRFKLAWARIRPTLTDEAIAAATRHAETLQPQQPVTTGQPAQERLQVLENNRAALRHRVLKSGSIEFNGGVIDCLVRNISETGAALEVASPLGIPPTFNLVIAGDHSSRRCQVAWRKDKRIGVSFT; from the coding sequence ATGACCACCGACGATCTCGAAACCATCGCGTTGCGTCCCGCCGTCGTCGATGGCGTGCGGCTGGATGACAATTTCGAGGTGGTCTGGCGCGGCCTCCCCGTTGGACGAATTTTGAAGCAGCCCGACAGTGCGCACTGGTGGTGGGGCTGCAATGTCTATGGCCAGCCGGCGACCCCGGGCGACCGCGGGCCGGCGATCAATTTCAAGGATTGCCAGGTCCGGTTCAAACTCGCCTGGGCGAGGATCAGGCCGACACTGACCGACGAAGCGATCGCGGCCGCCACCCGGCACGCCGAAACGCTGCAGCCCCAACAACCGGTTACAACGGGGCAACCCGCCCAGGAACGGCTTCAGGTCCTGGAAAACAACCGCGCCGCGCTGCGCCACCGGGTGCTGAAATCGGGCTCGATCGAATTCAATGGCGGCGTCATCGATTGCCTGGTCCGGAATATCTCGGAGACCGGCGCCGCCCTGGAGGTCGCAAGCCCGCTCGGCATACCCCCGACATTCAATCTGGTGATCGCCGGCGACCACTCCAGCCGCCGCTGTCAGGTCGCCTGGCGCAAGGACAAGCGGATCGGCGTTTCCTTCACGTGA
- a CDS encoding TAXI family TRAP transporter solute-binding subunit: MWLRIVLLLIVAVLGTGAGVFAYHYYKHPAALTVAVGSIDGEAARAMTVIANRLVSDNAPVRLTIVDTGSAVEAANAFSAGKADLAAVRGDVGDLSQAQAVVILAHLTALIVAPPGSSLDSVDALKTRRVGVIGGEANARLVDVLSKTYGLSKAKVFRDIAIADVRAAFQSKDINALLVAIPLTEKYLSLVKGFFQQGPKTSPVLISIDSAGAIAETERAYESFDVPKGTLRGVPPVPEDDLTTLRTSLYLVANKKLSSNTIATLTQTIMGVRRELLGEQPIFAQIAAASTDSDAFIPVHPGAAAFYNGTQQSFMDQYSNEIFLAPMMLGGIASVLAAAWKFLGIGNPETIQGPLDSLYALARRIRKATTDAELEAIEDEIDGILRAQRALAASGDENAIDASTLNVAAHRLENLIHDRRMMLAARPEIVSAA; the protein is encoded by the coding sequence ATGTGGCTTCGCATTGTGCTGCTCCTGATTGTCGCTGTTCTCGGGACGGGTGCAGGTGTATTTGCCTATCACTACTACAAGCATCCCGCAGCCCTCACCGTCGCCGTCGGTTCAATCGATGGTGAAGCCGCCAGGGCGATGACCGTGATTGCGAACCGGCTCGTTTCGGACAACGCTCCGGTGCGGTTGACGATTGTCGACACCGGCAGTGCGGTCGAGGCCGCCAACGCATTTTCGGCCGGGAAAGCCGACCTCGCCGCCGTGCGGGGTGACGTCGGCGATTTGTCGCAAGCGCAAGCCGTCGTTATCCTGGCCCATTTGACCGCGCTGATCGTCGCGCCGCCGGGTTCATCCCTGGACAGCGTCGACGCGCTGAAAACACGCCGGGTTGGCGTGATAGGTGGCGAGGCGAACGCCAGGCTGGTCGATGTCTTGAGCAAGACCTATGGCCTGTCGAAGGCAAAGGTCTTCAGGGACATCGCGATAGCGGATGTCAGGGCGGCGTTTCAATCAAAGGACATCAACGCTTTGCTGGTCGCGATCCCTCTGACCGAGAAGTATTTGTCGCTGGTTAAGGGATTTTTCCAGCAGGGTCCGAAAACGTCGCCGGTGCTGATTTCGATCGATTCCGCGGGCGCCATCGCCGAAACCGAACGGGCCTATGAAAGCTTCGACGTGCCCAAGGGAACACTGCGCGGAGTCCCGCCCGTGCCCGAGGATGATCTAACCACGCTTCGAACGTCGCTCTATCTGGTCGCGAACAAGAAGCTCAGCTCCAATACGATCGCAACGCTGACGCAGACCATTATGGGTGTGCGGAGAGAGCTGCTCGGCGAACAGCCGATCTTTGCGCAGATCGCCGCCGCCAGCACCGACTCCGATGCCTTCATTCCCGTCCACCCCGGAGCGGCGGCGTTCTACAACGGCACGCAACAGAGCTTCATGGATCAATACTCAAACGAGATATTTCTGGCGCCAATGATGTTGGGCGGCATCGCCTCGGTGCTCGCGGCAGCCTGGAAATTCCTGGGGATCGGGAATCCGGAAACCATTCAAGGCCCGCTCGATTCACTCTACGCGCTGGCACGGCGGATACGTAAAGCCACTACCGACGCCGAGCTCGAAGCGATCGAGGATGAAATCGACGGCATTCTAAGGGCACAGCGCGCGCTGGCGGCGAGCGGCGACGAAAATGCGATCGATGCTTCCACATTGAATGTCGCAGCTCATCGGCTGGAGAACTTGATTCACGATCGGCGAATGATGCTTGCGGCGAGACCGGAGATCGTGTCCGCCGCCTGA
- a CDS encoding DUF4239 domain-containing protein produces the protein MTDLLISLLVFAVIFGGALAGMVVRPLLSEHHLHADTRDVVKLTAGLIGTLTALVLGLLIASAKNTFDQKTNQVRQMTSTVIVLDDLLAQYGPEASSLRKLLRQSIPLLADRIWHERANAAGQPARFESGVEARAFDNELQRLSPSNDTQRSLQSRAIAAFTEGAQMRLQLFAQAGSSIPTPFLVIVVFWLSAIFVSVTLFARANTVVTIALFVCALSFAGAIFLVLELDDPFTGLMGISSATLRDALLPLSP, from the coding sequence ATGACGGACCTACTGATCTCGCTCCTGGTGTTCGCGGTGATATTTGGCGGCGCGCTGGCTGGGATGGTTGTTCGGCCGTTATTGTCGGAACACCACCTGCACGCGGATACCAGGGACGTCGTCAAGCTGACCGCGGGCCTGATTGGCACTCTGACCGCACTCGTCCTGGGTCTGTTGATCGCATCCGCCAAAAATACGTTCGACCAGAAGACCAACCAGGTCCGGCAGATGACCTCAACGGTCATCGTTCTGGACGATCTGCTTGCGCAGTACGGTCCGGAAGCAAGCTCTCTCCGAAAGCTGCTGCGGCAGAGCATACCACTGTTGGCCGATCGTATTTGGCACGAGCGGGCGAACGCGGCCGGCCAACCCGCGCGCTTCGAGTCCGGCGTGGAGGCGCGCGCATTCGACAATGAGCTCCAACGGCTATCGCCGAGCAACGATACGCAACGTTCCCTGCAGTCTCGCGCCATTGCGGCTTTCACGGAAGGCGCGCAGATGCGACTGCAGTTGTTCGCGCAGGCCGGCAGCTCAATTCCGACACCCTTTCTGGTAATTGTGGTGTTTTGGCTGAGCGCGATCTTTGTGAGCGTCACCCTGTTTGCGCGGGCGAACACGGTTGTCACGATCGCTCTGTTTGTATGCGCGTTGTCGTTTGCCGGCGCGATCTTTCTGGTCCTGGAGCTGGATGATCCCTTCACGGGGCTCATGGGGATTTCAAGCGCGACACTGCGGGATGCGCTGTTGCCGCTAAGCCCGTGA
- a CDS encoding DUF1467 family protein → MAYNISTAFAIYFVLWWLVLFLTLPFGVRSQHEDGEGAPGTDPGAPVMARMGRKLIWTTVISAVIFAVAMWAYYQGYFNIERLSKLMGTPF, encoded by the coding sequence ATGGCCTATAACATCTCCACCGCGTTTGCGATCTACTTCGTGCTGTGGTGGCTCGTGCTGTTCCTGACGCTGCCGTTCGGCGTGCGCAGCCAGCATGAGGACGGCGAGGGCGCGCCCGGCACCGATCCCGGCGCGCCGGTCATGGCGCGGATGGGACGCAAGCTGATCTGGACCACGGTGATCTCGGCGGTGATTTTCGCGGTCGCGATGTGGGCCTATTATCAGGGCTACTTCAACATCGAGCGGCTGTCGAAGCTGATGGGAACGCCGTTTTAG
- the mce gene encoding methylmalonyl-CoA epimerase, with protein MLGRLNHVAIAVKDAEKAARIYGGAFGAEISGAVPLPEHGVITVFVTLPNTKIEFIQPLGEASPIAKFVERNADGGIHHICYDVPDIIAARDRMIKEGARVLGDGVPKIGAHGKPVLFFHPKDFSGALVEIEQA; from the coding sequence ATGCTGGGCCGGCTCAATCACGTCGCGATCGCGGTCAAGGACGCGGAAAAGGCCGCCAGGATCTATGGCGGCGCGTTCGGTGCCGAGATCTCCGGCGCGGTGCCGCTGCCGGAGCACGGCGTCATCACCGTGTTCGTGACGCTGCCCAACACCAAGATCGAGTTCATCCAGCCGCTTGGCGAGGCCTCGCCGATCGCCAAATTCGTCGAGCGCAATGCCGACGGCGGCATTCATCACATCTGCTATGACGTGCCCGACATCATCGCAGCACGCGACCGGATGATCAAGGAAGGCGCGCGGGTGCTCGGCGACGGCGTGCCGAAGATCGGCGCCCACGGCAAGCCGGTGCTGTTCTTTCATCCGAAGGATTTTTCCGGCGCGCTCGTTGAAATCGAACAGGCCTGA